From Echinicola soli, a single genomic window includes:
- a CDS encoding acyl-CoA thioesterase, whose protein sequence is MFTATSQIRVRYAETDQMGYVYYGNYAMYFEVARVESLRQVGFSYKDMEDQGVMMPVLENYSKYLKPGRYDELLTVKTTIKEMPGIKIRFDYEIFNEVNELIHKGHTLLTFLKKDDHRPCRPPADLVDLLKAYF, encoded by the coding sequence ATGTTTACCGCCACCTCCCAAATAAGGGTACGCTATGCCGAAACCGACCAAATGGGGTATGTCTACTACGGCAATTACGCCATGTATTTTGAAGTGGCCAGGGTGGAATCCCTCCGGCAGGTGGGTTTTTCGTACAAAGACATGGAAGACCAAGGTGTCATGATGCCCGTACTGGAGAACTATAGCAAATACCTTAAACCGGGAAGATATGACGAGCTTCTGACGGTCAAAACCACCATCAAAGAAATGCCCGGGATCAAGATCAGGTTTGATTATGAAATATTCAATGAGGTCAACGAGTTGATTCATAAGGGACATACCTTACTGACATTCCTGAAAAAAGACGACCACCGACCATGCAGACCTCCAGCGGATTTAGTAGATTTATTGAAAGCTTACTTTTAG
- a CDS encoding DEAD/DEAH box helicase: MNHNKTVPSVTVNYKSTGSSTKSNELGMRAMQERAYEKRGEQYLLIKSPPASGKSRALMFIALDKLNNQGIKKAIVAVPEKSIGSSFSNEPLTKYGFYYDWEMKSKWNLCNSLGEDGSKVNSVKSFLESEDPILVCTHSTFRFSVERYGVEVFDDCLIAIDEFHHVSAEEDNVLGSQLKQFVARDKVHIVAMTGSYFRGDANPVLMPEDEAKFDTVTYTYYEQLNGYEYLKTLNIGYFFYSGAYAEDILNVLDANEKTIIHIPNVNSRESMGDKIKEVNHIMHELGEWQGVDPDTGFHLIQTTDGKILKIADLVDDDQTKRNKVSAALKLTEAKSNRDHVDIIIALGMAKEGFDWIWCEHALTVGYRSSLTEIVQIIGRATRDAPGKTHSRFTNLIAEPDASEDAVTDAINDTLKAISASLLMEQVLAPKFNFVPKRLENEPDPNYYYGETGYDPERCNIGVNEENGQYQIEIKGLTEPKSEDAQRICQQDLNEVIAAFAQDRQTIERGLFDEETVPEELTQIRMGKIIKDRYPELDVEDQEAVRQHAIATLNLTQKAKEVLNNDPELQARGSTALIDGVRKFAMDVRELDVDWIDSINPFSEAYSILSKAMTEQSLKAMAEVIAARNPNLSLDDARELAKRALKFKKERGRLPDIKSADPWEQRMAQGIAYLARLKSEEANG, from the coding sequence ATGAACCACAATAAAACCGTACCCTCCGTCACCGTTAATTATAAGAGTACAGGCAGCTCTACCAAATCGAATGAATTGGGTATGCGGGCGATGCAAGAAAGAGCCTATGAAAAGCGAGGGGAACAGTATCTTCTGATCAAGTCACCACCAGCCTCTGGTAAGAGTAGAGCGCTTATGTTTATCGCTTTGGATAAGCTCAACAACCAAGGTATCAAGAAGGCCATTGTGGCAGTGCCTGAAAAATCCATTGGGTCAAGTTTTTCTAATGAGCCACTTACGAAGTATGGTTTTTACTACGACTGGGAGATGAAGTCTAAGTGGAATCTGTGTAACTCTCTTGGAGAGGATGGTAGTAAGGTCAATTCTGTAAAATCATTTCTTGAAAGTGAAGATCCAATATTGGTATGCACACATTCTACCTTCCGTTTTTCTGTAGAACGCTATGGAGTTGAAGTATTTGATGATTGCTTGATTGCTATTGATGAATTTCATCATGTGAGTGCTGAAGAAGACAATGTACTTGGGTCACAGTTGAAACAGTTTGTTGCGAGAGATAAGGTACATATTGTAGCCATGACAGGTTCATACTTTCGAGGAGATGCTAACCCTGTTTTGATGCCAGAGGATGAAGCCAAGTTCGATACCGTTACTTATACCTATTATGAACAGCTCAATGGTTATGAATACCTAAAGACTCTTAACATTGGTTATTTTTTTTATAGTGGAGCCTATGCGGAGGATATTCTGAATGTCCTTGATGCGAATGAAAAGACAATCATTCATATTCCCAATGTTAACTCAAGAGAAAGTATGGGGGATAAAATCAAAGAGGTGAACCATATTATGCATGAGTTAGGAGAGTGGCAGGGTGTTGATCCTGATACTGGTTTTCATTTGATCCAAACAACTGATGGAAAAATATTAAAAATTGCTGATTTGGTTGATGATGATCAAACCAAAAGAAACAAGGTTTCTGCCGCCTTAAAACTTACGGAAGCCAAAAGTAACCGTGATCACGTAGATATTATCATAGCTCTTGGAATGGCAAAGGAAGGGTTTGACTGGATATGGTGTGAGCATGCACTTACAGTGGGGTATCGTTCCAGCTTAACAGAGATCGTACAAATCATTGGGCGAGCCACACGAGACGCACCAGGTAAGACACATTCACGGTTCACTAACTTAATTGCAGAACCAGATGCCTCGGAAGACGCAGTTACAGATGCAATTAATGATACACTTAAAGCAATTTCTGCTAGTTTATTGATGGAGCAAGTGCTTGCACCGAAATTCAACTTTGTTCCTAAAAGGTTAGAAAATGAACCAGATCCTAACTATTACTATGGAGAAACTGGATACGATCCAGAACGATGTAATATTGGTGTAAATGAGGAAAATGGTCAATACCAAATTGAAATTAAAGGACTGACTGAACCAAAAAGTGAAGATGCACAGCGCATTTGTCAACAGGATTTGAATGAAGTAATTGCGGCTTTTGCTCAGGATAGGCAGACAATAGAAAGAGGCTTATTTGATGAAGAAACCGTTCCCGAAGAATTGACACAAATCCGGATGGGCAAAATTATTAAAGATAGATATCCAGAGCTGGATGTGGAAGATCAAGAAGCTGTACGTCAACATGCCATAGCTACACTAAATTTGACGCAAAAGGCCAAAGAAGTGCTAAATAATGATCCTGAATTACAGGCAAGAGGAAGTACTGCTCTTATTGATGGAGTTCGTAAATTTGCCATGGATGTACGTGAGCTGGATGTTGATTGGATAGACAGCATTAACCCGTTCAGTGAAGCGTATTCGATCTTGTCAAAAGCTATGACGGAACAAAGTCTCAAAGCCATGGCAGAAGTTATAGCTGCCCGAAATCCGAACCTTTCTTTGGATGATGCTAGAGAGTTGGCGAAACGCGCATTGAAGTTTAAAAAAGAAAGAGGTAGATTGCCTGACATCAAATCTGCTGATCCGTGGGAGCAACGTATGGCACAAGGAATTGCCTATCTTGCTAGATTAAAATCTGAAGAAGCTAATGGCTAA
- a CDS encoding YihY/virulence factor BrkB family protein — MVKKRVHDILQRLDRYAQKLRRIHLKNPDQNLYDVGKIFIHQVQKDEIDDRASAVAFNFTIALFPLTLFLLNMLPFVEIFFPEVTPENILLFVKEILPAPLYEGTEATVQDIISRPRQGMLSFGFFMALYLSTNGIVSLISAFNACYRTKENRGFVQTRLIAVMIIVFLVLNLCAAVLVMIFGNKALDLLTDYGVVSSSSYILYLLVASLRFFVLLFLFMLATSFIFHFAPAVHDRFHFFSAGSVTAGLLITFGFYLFSFYLNNFASYNKLYGSIGTMIALMLWILITSFIILGCFEINVSLTKAVKKKYTSKI, encoded by the coding sequence ATGGTCAAAAAACGAGTGCACGACATATTGCAAAGACTGGACAGGTATGCCCAAAAGCTAAGGCGGATCCACCTCAAAAACCCAGACCAAAATCTATATGATGTAGGCAAGATTTTTATCCACCAGGTCCAGAAAGACGAAATCGATGACCGTGCCAGTGCCGTAGCCTTCAATTTCACCATAGCCCTCTTTCCGCTGACGCTGTTTTTGCTGAACATGCTGCCCTTTGTAGAGATTTTCTTTCCGGAAGTCACTCCTGAAAACATCCTTCTTTTTGTAAAAGAAATACTGCCCGCCCCGCTTTATGAAGGCACGGAAGCCACTGTACAGGATATCATCAGCAGGCCACGACAGGGCATGCTGTCCTTTGGCTTCTTTATGGCACTCTACCTGTCCACCAATGGCATTGTCTCCCTGATCAGTGCATTCAATGCCTGCTACAGGACCAAGGAAAACAGGGGATTCGTCCAGACCCGGCTGATCGCGGTGATGATCATTGTATTTTTGGTACTGAACCTTTGTGCTGCTGTCCTGGTAATGATTTTTGGCAACAAAGCATTAGACTTGCTGACCGACTACGGGGTGGTCTCAAGCAGCAGTTATATCCTTTATTTACTGGTGGCATCGCTGCGGTTCTTTGTGCTGCTATTCCTCTTTATGCTGGCCACCTCGTTCATCTTCCACTTTGCTCCAGCGGTGCATGACAGGTTTCATTTTTTTTCCGCCGGATCAGTGACGGCAGGATTGCTGATTACTTTTGGGTTTTACCTGTTTTCGTTTTACCTAAACAATTTCGCTTCCTATAACAAGCTCTATGGCTCCATCGGCACGATGATCGCGCTGATGCTATGGATCCTGATCACTTCATTTATCATCCTAGGCTGTTTTGAGATTAATGTAAGCCTGACGAAAGCAGTAAAGAAGAAATATACCTCCAAAATTTAG
- the mltG gene encoding endolytic transglycosylase MltG yields the protein MITKKNQKYYMIAMIAISVLISSFAFYFYQVFFSPNTLTESDVPAELKIPSNATFQQVSDSLTENNIITDVISFSFVAKMLKYQENVKPGRYIIPPKLSNRELVALLRSGRQTPIDLTFNNIRTQEDLSEKISKNLEISQDQFLALLQDSVYIRKFDFDEETIMSMFIPNTYEVYWNTSPEQLFDRMYREYNKFWTKPRSAKADSLGMTRTEVSTLASIVQAETAKKDERPKIAGVYINRLERNIPLQADPTLVFALGDFSIKRVLNVHKQIDSPYNTYLHTGLPPGPINLPDISSLDAVLDYNQHNYLYFCAKEDFSGYHVFSTNLRDHLIQARKYQNALNQANVY from the coding sequence ATGATCACAAAAAAGAATCAAAAGTATTATATGATAGCAATGATCGCTATATCAGTTTTGATTAGCTCATTTGCCTTTTATTTTTATCAAGTCTTCTTCAGTCCAAACACCCTTACGGAATCAGATGTTCCCGCCGAGCTGAAAATCCCCAGCAATGCTACCTTCCAGCAGGTTTCCGATAGCCTTACCGAAAACAACATTATCACCGATGTGATTTCCTTCAGCTTCGTAGCCAAAATGCTGAAATATCAGGAAAATGTCAAACCTGGCCGTTACATCATTCCCCCAAAATTATCCAACAGGGAATTAGTCGCGCTTCTCCGTTCAGGAAGACAAACCCCTATTGATCTCACTTTTAACAATATAAGGACCCAAGAAGACCTGTCAGAAAAAATTTCCAAGAACCTGGAAATCTCGCAAGATCAATTTCTTGCCCTGCTACAGGACAGTGTTTATATCCGTAAATTCGACTTTGACGAGGAGACAATCATGAGCATGTTCATCCCCAATACCTACGAGGTGTATTGGAACACCAGTCCAGAACAGCTCTTTGACCGGATGTATCGGGAGTACAATAAGTTTTGGACCAAGCCAAGATCAGCCAAAGCCGATTCCCTGGGCATGACCAGAACAGAGGTCTCCACACTGGCCTCTATCGTCCAGGCCGAAACTGCCAAAAAGGATGAACGCCCAAAAATAGCAGGCGTTTACATCAACCGGCTGGAACGCAATATTCCGCTACAAGCTGATCCCACCTTGGTCTTTGCCCTTGGGGATTTCAGCATCAAAAGGGTCCTGAACGTCCATAAGCAAATAGACAGTCCCTATAACACCTACTTGCACACGGGACTGCCTCCGGGGCCAATCAACCTGCCGGACATCTCCTCACTGGATGCTGTGCTCGATTACAATCAGCACAATTACCTTTATTTCTGCGCTAAAGAGGACTTTTCGGGTTATCATGTTTTTTCGACCAATCTACGTGACCACCTGATCCAAGCGAGGAAATACCAAAATGCACTGAACCAAGCGAACGTATATTAG
- a CDS encoding class I SAM-dependent DNA methyltransferase: MNAVEIEEAISLLSEQDFDPVEFPYLFLEAFGNKPTTIKRLKTGNNNKSDIKGGVLQHNNIHIAVCDEGTVIETLKRLKESSATTKAKAKFILATDGKEFQAEDLNSGETVACEFHSFHDHFGFFLPLAGISTVKQIRENAFDIKATSRLNKLYIELLRHNPEWATAERRHDMNHFLARLIFCFFAEDTDIFGGDGLFTTTVQQMSASDASDTHEIIGEIFRAMDIKQAERADQNVKNWANKFPYVNGDLFSGSTETPKFTKIARSYLLHVGNLDWKKINPDIFGSMIQAVADEDERGALGMHYTSRPNILKVLNPLFLDDLRAQLEEAGDNPRKLLNLRKRISRIRVFDPACGSGNFLTIAYKQLREIEHEINKKRGEADRLTEIPLTNFRGIELRDFSAEIARLALIIAEYQCNVIYRGQKLALAEFLPLNAENWITCGNALQLNWLSICRPTGTAVKLFREDLFSTPMDQAEIDFENEGGETYICGNPPYLGSTWQSNEQKADLQSIFKNLTKAWKSLDYVAGWFMKAAEFGKHTNSASAFVSTNSICQGQQVPILWPLILKTGHEISFAHTSFKWANLASYNAGVTVVIVGFSNKAPKIRRLFSLNDEGEIIEKKSENINPYLVAAKNILVEKVSHPMSNIPPMDFGSKPVDGGYLSLDAHEANVLKKEGIPDDFIRPFFGSSEAIRGIIRYCIWINDDKKEEAYDHRILENRFEEIKKFRKSSTKVRTQQGAAWPHRFDEKRQTGSEKVFIIPSVSSENRYYLPSLPLPNKSIVSNAAFALYDAPLWSLSIVVSRLHIVWIATVCGKLKTDFRYSNTLGWNTFPLPSLTQKNKEDLTSCAEEILMARERHFPATIADLYDADKMPEDLRQAHERNDEVLERVYIGRRFKNDTERLEKLFELYTKMTAKKKTA, from the coding sequence ATGAATGCAGTAGAAATTGAAGAGGCCATATCATTACTCTCGGAACAAGATTTTGATCCGGTTGAATTTCCGTATTTATTTCTGGAAGCTTTTGGCAATAAGCCAACGACTATAAAGCGCCTCAAAACAGGTAATAATAACAAATCTGATATTAAAGGAGGGGTGCTTCAGCACAACAATATTCATATAGCGGTTTGTGATGAAGGTACGGTTATAGAAACTCTTAAACGTCTAAAGGAAAGCTCGGCCACAACCAAGGCCAAAGCCAAGTTCATTCTAGCTACAGACGGAAAGGAGTTTCAGGCTGAAGATTTGAATAGTGGAGAAACCGTCGCATGTGAATTTCATAGTTTCCATGACCACTTTGGCTTTTTTCTACCACTGGCAGGAATCAGCACGGTCAAACAAATTCGTGAAAATGCCTTTGATATTAAGGCCACAAGCCGTTTGAATAAGCTGTATATTGAACTTCTTCGGCATAATCCAGAATGGGCAACAGCAGAGCGGCGCCATGATATGAATCACTTTCTTGCCCGCCTAATTTTCTGCTTTTTCGCTGAGGATACGGATATATTTGGTGGAGATGGTCTTTTTACCACTACGGTGCAACAAATGAGCGCCAGTGATGCCTCGGATACTCATGAGATTATTGGCGAGATCTTCCGAGCGATGGATATAAAACAGGCTGAACGTGCTGATCAAAATGTAAAAAACTGGGCAAATAAGTTTCCTTATGTAAATGGCGATTTGTTTTCCGGATCTACAGAAACACCCAAGTTTACGAAGATTGCGAGGTCTTATTTGCTACATGTCGGGAATCTCGATTGGAAGAAAATAAACCCTGATATATTTGGATCAATGATTCAGGCTGTGGCTGATGAAGATGAGCGCGGAGCCTTGGGAATGCACTATACCTCACGGCCTAACATCTTGAAAGTTCTGAACCCTCTATTCCTTGATGACCTCAGAGCCCAATTGGAGGAAGCTGGTGATAACCCTCGAAAATTGCTCAACCTCAGGAAACGCATATCTCGTATTCGGGTGTTTGATCCTGCTTGTGGTTCAGGTAACTTTCTTACAATTGCTTACAAACAATTACGCGAAATTGAACATGAGATTAATAAAAAGAGAGGGGAGGCTGACCGTTTAACTGAGATTCCTCTCACCAATTTCAGAGGCATTGAGTTGAGGGATTTTTCGGCAGAAATTGCCAGACTGGCGCTTATCATTGCAGAATATCAATGTAACGTTATATACCGAGGACAAAAACTAGCTCTTGCTGAATTCCTCCCGCTAAATGCTGAAAACTGGATTACATGTGGTAATGCACTTCAGCTAAACTGGCTTTCTATATGTCGTCCAACTGGTACAGCGGTGAAGCTTTTTAGGGAAGACTTATTTAGTACCCCAATGGATCAGGCAGAGATTGATTTTGAAAATGAAGGAGGTGAAACGTATATATGCGGTAATCCACCCTACTTAGGGTCTACATGGCAATCGAACGAGCAAAAAGCTGACCTTCAATCCATATTTAAGAACTTGACGAAAGCATGGAAATCTTTAGATTATGTTGCGGGTTGGTTCATGAAGGCGGCTGAGTTCGGGAAGCATACAAATTCAGCTTCAGCTTTTGTTTCCACAAATTCAATATGTCAAGGTCAACAGGTCCCAATTCTTTGGCCCCTAATTCTTAAAACAGGTCATGAAATTTCGTTTGCCCACACATCCTTTAAATGGGCTAATCTGGCTAGCTACAATGCAGGAGTGACTGTGGTTATAGTTGGTTTTTCTAATAAGGCGCCTAAAATTCGACGTTTATTTTCTTTAAACGATGAAGGTGAAATCATAGAAAAAAAATCAGAAAACATTAATCCATATCTAGTTGCAGCAAAGAATATCTTGGTCGAAAAAGTTTCACATCCAATGTCAAATATTCCGCCAATGGATTTTGGAAGTAAACCAGTAGATGGTGGTTACTTGTCATTAGATGCACATGAGGCAAACGTCTTGAAAAAGGAAGGCATTCCCGATGATTTCATTAGACCATTTTTTGGCTCATCAGAAGCAATACGGGGTATTATAAGGTATTGTATATGGATAAATGACGATAAAAAAGAAGAAGCATATGATCATCGTATTCTAGAAAATAGATTTGAAGAAATCAAGAAATTTAGAAAATCAAGCACAAAGGTTCGTACTCAACAAGGAGCAGCTTGGCCTCACCGCTTTGACGAAAAGCGACAAACTGGCAGTGAGAAAGTCTTCATTATTCCAAGCGTAAGTTCAGAGAATCGGTATTATTTACCCTCTCTTCCCCTACCAAATAAAAGTATTGTTTCCAATGCAGCATTTGCCTTGTATGATGCTCCATTATGGAGTCTATCAATAGTAGTTTCAAGGCTTCACATTGTATGGATAGCTACAGTATGTGGCAAATTGAAAACTGATTTTCGATACTCTAATACTCTTGGATGGAATACATTTCCTTTGCCATCACTTACTCAAAAAAACAAGGAAGATTTAACATCCTGCGCAGAAGAAATCCTGATGGCACGAGAAAGACATTTCCCAGCCACAATAGCGGATTTATATGATGCTGATAAAATGCCTGAAGATTTACGCCAGGCTCATGAACGCAATGATGAAGTGTTGGAGCGTGTATACATAGGCAGGCGATTTAAGAATGATACTGAACGCCTTGAAAAGCTTTTCGAACTGTATACTAAAATGACCGCCAAAAAGAAAACCGCATGA
- a CDS encoding helix-turn-helix transcriptional regulator, whose amino-acid sequence MTNSAARNIHQGRNIKRFREMLGIKQDALAHEMGEDWSQKKISLLEQKESIEESILKQVAEILQIPVEAIQNFDEEQAVNIISNTVNNSDHATGNSLYSYYPTFNPIDKIVQLYDEKIELYERMLKEKDEMVARLEQLINNK is encoded by the coding sequence ATGACTAATTCAGCAGCAAGAAATATCCATCAAGGACGAAACATCAAACGCTTTAGGGAAATGCTCGGCATCAAACAAGATGCGTTGGCCCACGAAATGGGAGAGGATTGGTCCCAAAAGAAAATTTCCTTATTGGAACAAAAAGAAAGCATTGAAGAAAGTATATTAAAACAGGTAGCAGAAATCCTACAAATTCCAGTTGAGGCCATCCAGAATTTTGACGAGGAACAGGCGGTGAATATTATTTCGAATACAGTCAACAATAGTGATCATGCTACTGGAAACTCGCTCTATAGCTATTACCCAACCTTTAATCCGATTGATAAAATCGTTCAGTTGTATGATGAAAAGATCGAATTATATGAAAGGATGTTGAAGGAAAAAGATGAGATGGTAGCGAGGTTGGAGCAATTAATAAACAACAAGTAA
- a CDS encoding GIY-YIG nuclease family protein gives MAKKRKLTVEDDALLAELGIEVEVKKPIKHTLREERIIARFEEIQKFVEDHERIPEHGENKDIFERLYAVRLDQIRKQDECRNLLKDLDYQNLLSADAKEDSEIPEYLDDDELLAQLGVDENEENSITNLKHVKTRAEKRAAEEIANRTHCKDFDEFKPLFKAVKKDIDNGLRSTIRFRKDAGFTKTTLKKSQFIIVGGQIALIAEFGGIFKAPNGEDDARLRVIYANGTESNILWRSLIRAMYKDETSRYISDSNSGPLFSGENSADDQESGTIYVLRSQSNHPTIKESRNIVHKIGVTGGEVEKRIVNAKNDPTFLLANVEIVATYKLANINRGKLENLIHKFFNSARLDIEIIDRFGKPVKAREWFLVPVFIIDEMVEKIKEGTISEYYYDPTFAKLEKR, from the coding sequence ATGGCTAAGAAAAGGAAACTTACCGTAGAAGATGATGCTTTGTTGGCAGAACTAGGTATAGAGGTTGAGGTCAAAAAGCCAATCAAACATACGCTTCGTGAGGAGCGGATTATTGCGAGATTTGAAGAAATTCAGAAGTTTGTAGAGGATCATGAGCGCATACCAGAACATGGTGAGAATAAAGATATTTTTGAACGTCTCTATGCGGTAAGGCTTGATCAAATCCGCAAACAGGACGAATGTAGGAACCTTCTGAAGGATTTAGACTACCAAAACCTTTTAAGTGCTGATGCTAAAGAAGACAGTGAAATTCCTGAATATTTAGATGATGATGAATTGTTAGCTCAACTTGGTGTGGATGAGAATGAGGAGAACTCAATAACAAATTTGAAACACGTCAAAACTAGAGCTGAAAAGAGGGCTGCAGAAGAAATTGCTAATCGTACACATTGTAAAGATTTTGACGAATTCAAACCATTATTTAAAGCTGTAAAAAAAGATATCGACAATGGGTTGAGGTCAACGATTCGCTTTAGAAAAGACGCAGGTTTTACTAAGACCACACTCAAAAAATCACAATTCATTATCGTTGGTGGTCAAATAGCCCTTATAGCAGAGTTTGGGGGAATTTTCAAAGCACCTAATGGTGAAGATGATGCACGGTTAAGAGTAATATACGCCAATGGCACAGAAAGTAACATTCTGTGGAGGTCGCTTATTAGAGCCATGTATAAGGATGAAACAAGTAGATACATATCAGATAGCAATTCTGGACCGTTATTTTCAGGAGAAAACAGTGCTGATGATCAAGAAAGTGGGACGATTTACGTTCTAAGGAGTCAGTCAAACCATCCCACTATTAAAGAAAGTAGGAATATCGTTCATAAGATAGGGGTGACGGGGGGAGAAGTGGAGAAGCGAATAGTCAATGCAAAAAATGACCCGACATTCCTTCTGGCTAATGTTGAAATTGTTGCCACCTATAAATTGGCCAACATTAATCGAGGAAAGCTTGAGAACCTAATTCATAAGTTTTTTAACTCAGCTAGACTTGATATTGAGATTATAGATCGTTTTGGAAAACCAGTCAAAGCAAGAGAATGGTTTCTCGTTCCTGTATTTATCATTGATGAGATGGTAGAGAAAATAAAGGAGGGAACGATTAGCGAATATTACTATGATCCAACTTTTGCAAAGCTGGAAAAAAGATAA
- a CDS encoding helix-turn-helix domain-containing protein, protein MSDPSQFKEALLDNQSIGQNMMVFRRLRSLKAMELAFHLGISEATYTKYERGETKITVELIKKYADYVQVDPIHILTIKPGQLIEYLYELEKRKIQMESNQFDSLIEILQELKNSNDVLKSLIKEAIV, encoded by the coding sequence ATGAGTGATCCAAGCCAATTCAAAGAAGCTCTCCTCGATAATCAGTCGATAGGACAAAATATGATGGTCTTTAGAAGACTGAGGAGCCTTAAGGCCATGGAGCTAGCCTTCCATTTAGGAATCAGCGAAGCCACCTATACCAAATATGAACGTGGAGAAACCAAAATCACCGTGGAGCTTATTAAAAAATATGCTGATTATGTGCAGGTTGATCCCATTCATATTTTGACCATTAAGCCGGGGCAACTGATCGAGTATTTATATGAACTCGAAAAAAGGAAAATTCAAATGGAGAGCAACCAGTTTGACTCCTTAATCGAGATACTTCAAGAACTCAAAAACAGCAATGATGTCTTAAAAAGCCTGATAAAGGAGGCTATTGTTTAA
- a CDS encoding IS1595 family transposase codes for MNIIDFINHFPDEESCEHFLKFYRERTGIYCKTCCAFSKHYWFSGRKFFECSKCRRRTSLKAGTVMECSNLSLHTWFTAFLLMSATKKGFSCLEFQRQLGLSRYETAFNLMHKIRSVMGKRDGIYMLKGMVEYDEAYVETATSKAFKKHLKRGKGSQRQAIVAVAAESTPLEDLDTGKTSRHCGFFKMQVLKNVTAETVEQLVEEAIGKETVLFTDKNQAYVNLESLVGDHIKVKSSEDSANGDLNWVHTAISNLKKNLLGIYHMVSEKYLQNYLGEFVYKLNRRYFWDKLFNRLVVAAIYPYVQHTE; via the coding sequence ATGAACATCATTGATTTTATCAACCATTTCCCGGACGAGGAAAGTTGTGAGCACTTCTTGAAATTCTATCGTGAAAGAACAGGTATCTACTGTAAAACATGTTGTGCCTTTAGCAAGCACTATTGGTTTAGTGGCCGTAAATTCTTCGAATGCAGCAAGTGCAGAAGAAGGACCTCCCTTAAAGCAGGTACGGTAATGGAGTGCAGTAATCTTTCGCTCCACACCTGGTTCACAGCCTTTCTGTTGATGTCTGCTACCAAGAAAGGCTTTTCCTGTCTGGAGTTTCAAAGACAGCTGGGGCTGAGCAGGTATGAAACAGCCTTTAACCTTATGCATAAAATCAGGTCTGTCATGGGCAAAAGGGATGGTATCTATATGTTAAAAGGGATGGTGGAATACGATGAGGCTTATGTGGAGACAGCCACTTCCAAGGCGTTTAAGAAGCATTTGAAGCGGGGCAAAGGCAGCCAGCGGCAGGCCATCGTTGCAGTTGCGGCAGAATCCACCCCATTGGAAGATCTTGATACCGGCAAAACAAGCAGGCATTGTGGTTTCTTTAAAATGCAGGTACTCAAGAACGTGACCGCTGAAACCGTTGAGCAATTAGTGGAAGAAGCCATTGGTAAGGAGACGGTACTATTCACCGATAAGAACCAGGCTTATGTCAACTTGGAGAGCCTTGTAGGAGATCATATCAAGGTGAAATCTTCAGAAGATTCCGCCAATGGAGACCTAAATTGGGTACATACCGCCATCAGTAACTTAAAAAAGAACCTGCTGGGAATTTATCATATGGTTTCGGAGAAGTACCTTCAAAATTACCTTGGTGAGTTTGTTTACAAACTGAACAGAAGATATTTTTGGGATAAGTTGTTTAATCGACTTGTTGTTGCTGCAATTTACCCTTACGTGCAACATACCGAATAG